Proteins found in one Coffea eugenioides isolate CCC68of chromosome 5, Ceug_1.0, whole genome shotgun sequence genomic segment:
- the LOC113770447 gene encoding uncharacterized protein LOC113770447: MKAATRVILLLKDGADDGGFASSIANALQPNPNSNLRRLEESFELSLEKYGIKDHKASGNMIHFLNINGVSEVSVLLLEHTEPPLLACALNEVLVSFLGGTSSDIPNLVVPFLVEASKLKLENKNAISSYEVSLYGLEFGQLHNLTHALASKIQKAPQSLQIYHEQLACLLHLVRVLDIPILVLVGQHTRHSYSNNLEQYPEVIYGIGELLAEYSSLCFLRERVVWNPPKSSKASKEPWHALYG; the protein is encoded by the exons ATGAAGGCTGCGACGAGGGTGATCTTGCTACTTAAGGACGGCGCCGACGACGGCGGCTTCGCTTCTTCAATCGCAAATGCTCTCCAACCAAACCCTAACTCTAATCTCCGAAGATT GGAAGAGTCATTTGAGCTGTCGCTGGAAAAGTATGGAATCAAAGATCATAAAGCTTCTGGAAATATGATTCACTTTCTCAATATTAATGGAGTATCTGAG GTGTCTGTCTTACTTCTGGAACATACCGAGCCTCCACTTTTAGCTTGTGCTTTGAATGAagttctggtatcatttctggGAGGGACCTCATCAGACATCCCCAATCTCGTAGTTCCGTTTCTTGTGGAGGCGTCGAAGCTTAAACTGGAGAATAAGAACGCTATCTCAAGTTATGAAGTTTCTCTTTACGGATTGGAATTTGGCCAACTGCACAATTTAACACATGCTTTGGCCTCCAAAATTCAAAAGGCTCCACAATCATTGCAGATATATCATGAGCAGTTGGCCTGCTTGCTTCACCTTGTCCGTGTCTTAGATATCCCAATCCTTGTTCTTGTTGGACAACATACTCGGCATAGTTACAGTAATAATTTGGAACAGTATCCTGAG GTAATTTATGGGATAGGTGAGCTTCTTGCAGAGTACTCATCTCTTTGCTTTTTAAGGGAGAGGGTTGTGTGGAATCCACCAAAGTCTTCTAAGGCCAGCAAGGAGCCTTGGCATGCTCTATATGGATGA